CTAGACTGCTCACAGAATCAATTAACAGGACTGGATCTAAGCAATCTTGATAAGCTAGAGTCAGTCAATGCTACAGGCAACAAAATCCGCTCTCCAAAACTTGAGGGACTGCCCCACCTCAAAGCTCTCAACTTGGCTGAGAATCCATTGGGAAAGGTTCTGAAGATCGATTTGCCAGAATTGCTATGGCTAAAAGTATCTCGTTGCGGACTTGAGAAACTTGAGCTTGTTAACACTCCGAATCTTGAAGGTCTCGAGTGTTCTGAAAACAAATTAAGCTCACTCAACTTAGCTAATACAAAGATTCAGTTTCTTGAGTGCTTCCTCAATAACATTGACGGAACAGAGATGGGGAAACTGATTGCAAGTCTGCCTAACTGGGATGATCCCAAAAATCCTGGGAATGGCAAATGCTATGCGATGTCTTATGGATTCTCACCAGACGAACCAGATGAAAACGAGAAAAACTTTGCCTACGAAGATGACGTCAAGATGGCGTGGGATAAGCAATGGACATTTATTGCTAAGACAAAAGACGGCAAGGAGGTCAAATATGCAGGGCGTCCGCGATCTACCCAACAGATTGCAAACTCTGAGATTGTAATATCTCCGAACCCTGCTACAGATTTTGTATCCATTCAAGGGGTCTCTCCAAATACGGAGGTTCGCATATTAGACCTCTCGGGGAAACTCCTTATTGAATCCTTAGCTCGTAGCGAGGGAGTACTAAATCTCGATGTAAGAGCTATACCAGAAGGCAACTATCTCGTTGTAATCAATGGAAGCTCTCAGAAACTTGCTATTATCCGATAGAGATAATCTATGAAATGACAAAAGCTCCCCCGAAAGTTTAGAGAACTTTCGGGGGAGCTTTTATCTCCTATAGTTCTCACTCAGTATTCTGTTTATGTCTGAGAGCCGATAGAGGATTTTCCCTGCGATTTGGGTGTAAGGGATAATGCCCTTATCGGTCAATGGCAACGACTATAGAGATAAGACATCTTCTTCCCCTTTCATTGTAACGTTTGGGGGCCGACTAAACTTTTAAGAAGAAAATCACGCAAGAACGCTCACTTTCTTCCACGAATCACTACCTTTGCAAGTGATAATAGTGAGCGTTCTTTGGCTATCCAAAACGATGTACTTCAAAGCACTCCCCTCATTTCTAAATCGTTACCTGTCCGTATCACCCCAAACGGTAACCTCTTACTTCTCAGCCAGATAGCCCAAAACCAAAAAAATAGGGAGGAACTTTCGAGTTCCAAGGGAGGAACTTTTCAGTTCCAAGGGAGGGACGAGAAAATCCCTAGGAAGGGATTCTAACTTTCCTAGGTAGGAAATCTAATTTTCCAACGCTGGAAACTTTCTTTTCCAACGTAGGAAAGTTTGTTTTCCAACGTAGGAAAGTTTGATCGGGCAGAGGGGATAAAGAAAGAAGGCCGAGGAGCAACGAGTGCTTCTCGACCTTCTCTGGTCTTGTGGCGTATGCTACGAGGGCATCCGTCAGTATATTTATGGGCTGCTACCTCTTAGTAGGCTAGACCCTCACGGGCTAGCTTCTCCTCCTGCTTGTAGAAGCGGAAGGTCTTCACCTGTAGCTCTACGGCGGCGTCGTCATCGCAGACGATGATGCTGTCGGAGTGGAGCTGCAGCGCGGAGATAGGACACATCTGGGTGATATGTCCCTCGACAGCCTTGCAGAGGGCGCGTGCCTTGTTCGAACCACTGATGAGGATCATCACCTCACGAGCGTCTGTCACGGTGCCGACACCTACGGTGAGGGCGCGTGTGGGAACCTTCGAGAGGTCGTTTTCAAAGAAACGGCTGTTGTCACGGATCGTCTCGGGCATCAGACGCACCTCACGAGTGCGAGAGGCTAGTGAGGAGCCTGGCTCGTTGAAGGCGATATGGCCATCAGAGCCGATACCTCCGATGAAGAGGTCGATACCTCCGAGTGACTGGATCATCTCTTCGTAAGCTTGGCACTCAGCAGTAGTGTCCTTTGCCAAACCATTGAGGAGGTGTGTATTTTTGGGGTCGATGTCGATGTGGTCGAAGAAGTTGCTCTTCATAAAGTAGTGATAGCTCTCGGGATGTGAGGGCTCTAGACCGACATACTCGTCCATATTGACTGTAATTACGTTCTTGAAGCTAACGCGTCCAGCCTGACAGGCTTTGGCCAGCTCTTGATACATACCAATAGGGGTAGAGCCTGTGGGCAGACCGATCACAAAGGGGCGGTCAGCTGTGGGTGCAAACTCATTGATGCGTTTGATCACATGCTCTGCTGCCCATGTAGACATGGCAGCATAATCTTGCTCGATAACAAGTCTCATAGATTATTTGTTGGTTGTTGGTATTTAGGTATTAACGGTAAAGCTCTAGTAGTCTCTTGGCAATAGCAGCTCCTAGGTCACGTCCCTGAGCGAGCTGCTCTGGAGTGGCGGCACCCTTGATCTCGACGGGATCGGTCACCTGCTCGAAGGCTAGCTTCTCGAGGATCTCGGGCATGATCTTGACAGACTGCCCAGCCCAAGTACAGCTACCGAAGTAGCCGATGATGCGATTCTTGACCTCGCGGAGGGCTACCTTGTTGAGGATGTCGCGCATGGGTGAGAAAAGGCTATTGCAATAGGTCGGTGCGCCAACGATGAGGGCGCGATACTTGAAGATGTCACGGAGCATGTGCGAGGGGTCGGCCGTGCTGACGTTGTGCACGACGATATCCTTGATGCCGCTCTGAGCTAGTCCCTGAGCGACAGCTTCGGCCATCTGCTCATTGTGCCCATACATGCTACCATAGAGGATGACCGCACCACAGCTCGTGTCGTACTTGCTGAGCTGGTCGTAGATGGCGAGTGCCTTGGGGAAGCCGTGCTCCGTCCATACGGGACCATGGGTCGGACAGATGTACTGTGGCGACAGACCTAGTGAGCTGTACTTCTCCAGAGCCTTTTGGACAAACGCACCGAACTTGCCCACGATGCAGGCGTAGTAGCGGTACATCTCCTCGTAGTAAAGGTCGAGGTTCATATCTCGATCTATGATAGCTCCATTGAGTGTGCCAAAGGTTCCGAAGGCGTCAGCCGTGAAGAGGACGTTGTTCGAGCTTTCGTAGGTAAACATGACCTCGGGCCAGTGAACCATCGGTGCCATGACGAACTGGAAGGAGAAGTCGCCCACCTCTAGTGGCTCTTTCTCCGAAACGACTACGCGCTGCTCCTGAGGGATTGGTGCGAAGTAAGAGTCGAGCATGCCGAAGGTTTTGCTATTGCCCACCACCTTCATCTCAGGATAGAGGGTGCGTAGGAGACCGATAGAGCCACTGTGGTCCGGCTCCATGTGGTTCACGATGAGGTAGTCGATAGGACGGTCGCCGATGATTGCTTTGATCTCGCTAAGATGCTTCTCAGCGGTGGCTATCTCGACACCATCGATGAGTACGACCTGCTCACCCACGAGCAGATAAGAGTTGTAGCTGACGCCATGGGGTAGTGACCAGGAGCCCTCGAAGAGGGGCTTCGTGCGGTCATTGACTCCGATATAGTATATTGAATCGGTGATTTGATTACGATACTCCATAATAGAATGGTTGCTTTATAGTAGTGAATAGATTTACTTCTTGTTTTGATGAGCGGCTTGCTCCTTGCGCTGCGCCTCCTCAGCGAGTAGACGCTCCACCTCCGCCTGAGGCACTGGGTGGCGCAGGGCGTAGATGATCATGCCGACTCCGATGAGGATAAAGGGGATGCTGAGCAATTGCCCCTGGTTGAGTCCGATGGAGTCGACCAATCTGTGCTCCCACGGCTCCTGAACGAACTTGACGGTCTCGATGAGGATACGAGCGACAAAGGTGAGCGTCAGGAGCGTCCCAACGATGAGCCCATGATACTTGTAGCCCGCATTGCGACGCCAGTAGAGCCACATACAGATGGCGAAGACGAGCAAGTAGGCGAGTGCCTCGTAGATGGCTGTCGGATGGCAAGGCATGCCGTTGGCTATCGTTTGCCACTCGGCTGAGCGTACGAAGCGAAAGCCCCATGCGACATCGGTAGGGTAGCCGAAGATCTCGCTATTCATCAGGTTGCCGAGACGTATCATAGCTGCCACGAGTCCTACGGGTACGCAGAGTCGATCCATACCCCAGAGGATAGGCTTGTGCGACACTTTGCGTGCGTAGATCCACATGACGATGATGAGACCGATCACACCACCGTGACTCGCTAGTCCGCCCTCCCACGTCTTTAGGATCTCAATGGGATTGGCGAGGTAGTATAGGGGATCGTAGAAGAGACAATGCCCCAGTCTCGCACCAACGATCGTACCGATGGCTACATACCAAAAGAGTTTGTCAAACCATGGCTCGGGCAAGCCTTCTTTCTGCCAGATGCGATGCACGATCCACGGACCGAAGACGAAGAGCCCCACGGCAAAGAGTACGGCATACCAACGTAACTCAAAGGAGCCGATGGTAAAGATAGCGGGGCTAACGTCCCACGTGATGGCTAGTAGGGGTAGTGTGCTGGACATGGCGAGTAGAGGTTAGAGATTAGACTAGATGGGCGATCCAGTCAGCGCGGTCGCCTACGAGGAGGTCTATGACTGGCACCTCAGGGAGCGTGTAGGCTCCTGGCGTGAGGCGCTGCGTAGCACGGGCGGAGGCGACCATCATTTGGGCGGTTAGGGCGGGGTTGTTGATCTGCATCTCGAAGGTGAAACGCTGGTTGTGCGTTACGCCCGATACCCCTTTGCGCATCATGTGTACGCCATGGCCTACGTCCTCCAAGGCAGCGACTGAGGGGACAATGGTGACGATTGTTTCGTCATGAGCGAAGTAATCATCAGCGAGTATCGCTTGACGCACTTGCTCCTCGTTGGCTCCTGCCTCTAGCTCTACATAGACCTGTCGGCGGTGCTGTCCGTAACCTACGGGAAGCGTCATGGAGAGCGCATCACGGACACCTGCAATGGCACGTGCCGCGACGGAGTGTCCCATGCTCATGCCTGGGCCGAAGTCTGTGTAGGTGATTCCCTCGGGTGCCATCGCCTGCATCAAGGTGCGGACGATCGAGTCGCTCCCGGGGTCCCAGCCAGCGCTGATGATGGAGACTGCTTGATGCTCCTGAGCTACCGCCATCAAGTCGTGGCGTAGCGTGGCTATCTGGGTATGTATGTCGAAGCTGTCTACCGTGCAAATGCCCTGCGCAAGGTAACGCTTGGCATAGTCAGGCACGGAGCGTGTCGGTACGGCTAATATAGCGACATCTGCTTTGGGTAGGGTGTCATCCTCTCCGTACACGGCAATGCCGTGAGCGGTCAATACTTGGCTTTGAGGATCATTCTTAGAGCGACGGACTACACCGACCAGCTCCATGTCGGGAGCGGTGCGTACGGTGGTCACAACTTGCTTGCCTACGTGTCCGTAGCCTACGACGAGTACTTTTATCTTTTGGTTCATCTGTAATCTGCTATAGAATTGGTTGTTGCTTACAAGCGGTAACGGCTTGCGCCATCCAAGCTGCCTGTCTCAAAGCCAGAGCGAAAGGCTTGCATGCGCTGTGCTGAGGTACCGTGTGTGAATGAGTCTGGGACGGCGTAGCCCTGCGCCTCTTTTTGCAAAGTGTCATCGCCGATAGCGTTGGCAGCTGTGAGTGCATCCTCGAGGTCTCCAGGCTCGATGAGTATGATGCCGAGTCGCTGGGCGTGGTATGCCCATACGCCAGCAAGGTAGTCAGCTTGCAACTCTAGCTGTACACTGGCGCGGTTGTACGCTTCCTGAGAGACATGCCCTTGCTGTTGGTGCAACTTGTCGGAGATGCCGAGGAGGTTCTGCACGTGATGCCCTACCTCGTGAGCGGTGACATAAGCCATGGCTAGGTCTCCCGGCGCTTTGAAGCGAGAGGCGAGTAGATTGAAGAAGTCTAAGTCAATGTAGACGGTCTGGTCGGCCGGACAGTAGAAAGGTCCCACCTCGCTGGTAGCTCCTCCGCAACGGCTCTGCACCTGATCGGTGAAGGTCACTAGTGTCGGTGCCGCATAGGAGCGTTGCAATTCGGAATTGAAGAGGTCTGTCCACACGTCGTTGCAACTGTTGAAGACGCGTAGCGTGAAGACTTTGAACTCTTCGTTTTCGTTGACACGCGAGGGGTCTACCTGCTCCGTCTGCGAGCCAGGCAAGACATTGTTTGCCACCTGCATCAGTCCCGTGAGGTCTACGCCGAAGAAGAGGCTGGCGAGGACGATGACGATACCGCCGATGCCACCTCCGAGGGCTAGTCCTCTGCCAGAGATGCGTCCGCGTCTATCTTGGTAGTTTGCTGAGCTATCGTTGGGTCTAAGCCATTTCATAGTATGTCATCGTTAGGTAGGTGGTACAGAAGGTGCGTGAAGTGCTTGCGAAAGAGTCCCTCCAGCTGGTGCTTGACTAGCGGAAAGTAAACTTCCCCACGACCTATCTCTTGCTCCATCGAGGTGACCCCCTTGTCGGTAAAGCCACACGGATTGATGAGCTGGAAGTAGCTTAGGTCGGTATTGACGTTGAGCGCGAAGCCGTGCATCGTTACATAGCGAGAGGTGTGCACGCCGATCGCACAGATCTTACGAGCTTGCGGTGTGTGTGCATCGATCCAGACGCCCGTAGCACCCTCGAGACGCTCTGCACGAATGCCGTAGAGGTAGAGCAGGTCGATGATGCACTGCTCCATCGTGTGGATGTACTCCTTGATCCCCACGCCGTAATGCTCTAGGTCAAAGATCGGGTAACCGGTGATTTGCCCAGGACCATGGTAAGTGATGTCGCCACCACGCTCTATCTGGACTAGCTGAATGCCTTTAGAGTTGAGCAGAGCCTCCGAAACGAGCAGGTTCGTCTGCTTGCCATGCTTGCCAATGGTCAGCACCGGCTCATGCTCGCAAAAGAGTAGCACGTCCTCAGGCACCGTCTGATGCGCTACCTTGGCATCAATACGCTCCTGCCAAAGCCGCAACTGCATCTCCAGTGCCTCTCGGTAATCGATCCTACCACAATCCCGATAGGTAAAAGGTTCGGCACCGCTCCGCACTAGCTTGTCTGGTGTAGGTTGTGGGGTATAACCCGTCCCCTCCGTGTAGCGTAGGGTCAATCCGTCGTAGCCCACGTAGACCCCCTCGGGCAGTCGCTTTTGTAGCTCTGCCGTAGGCGGCGCATGGTGCGAAAGGTGAATGATGTAGCTGCGCTGTGGCTGAACCCGAGCGGTCAGCTCAATAGCCTCCTCGATCGTTTGGTGCGTCGGGTGAGGCTTGGTGTAGCGCAGTCCATTGACAAAGAGTAGCTCCACGCCTCGGAGCTTCTCTAGCTCCTCTGGGGTGATGCTCTTCAGGTCGGTTAGGAAGCCAAAGCTCCCGATGCGATAGCCTAGTATTGGTTGCTTGCCGTGCATCACCCGTATCGGCTCTATCGTCAGGTCGTAGAGTGTAAACGGCTCTAGCGACGAGATGGGGTGTAGCGTCAGGTGTGGCGTGCCGGGATAGCGATGAGGCCCGAAGTAGTAGTGCAGTCGGGACTTGATCGACTCTAGTACGTTAGGCTCTGCGTAGATGGGTAGCTCCGTGCGCCACGAGATAGTGCGCAGGTCGTCCAGCCCTCCGATATGATCGTAGTGCTGGTGCGTTAGGATGATCGCATCTAGATGGTCTATGCCCGCTAGGAGTGCTTGCTGCCGAAAGTCTGCGCTACAGTCGATCAGTATTCGTTTGCCTGCAGGTGAGACTACCAGAGCCGATGTACGGGTGCGCTGGTCGCGCGGGTCTAGGCTGAGACAGGTGCGACAGTAGCAACCCACCTCAGGTACGCCTGTGCTGGTACCTGAGCCTAGTAGCTCGACGATCTGTGGCGAGGGGAGATTGTGGCGAGAGGGCATAGGGCTCAGTCTATATAGCGCACCTCGGGATGTAGTGAGATGCCGAACTTACGACTCACCTCCTGCTGCACATGCTCTGCTAGTGCGACTACCTCTTGGCCTGTCGCTCCGCCGTAGTTGACGAGGACGAGCGGTTGCTTGTCGTAGACTCCCACAGCACCTGTGCGGTAGCCCTTGAGTCCTATCTGGTCTATGAGCCACGCTGCTGAGAGCTTCACCAGCCCCTCGTTGTGAGTAGGGTAGTGAGGCACGGGCGTGTCGTATTGCTTTGCCAGCTCCTCGTACTGCGCTAGCGGTACGATCGGGTTCATGAAGAAGCTCCCGCCATTTGGTATCTCCTCAGGGTCGGGCAACTTAGCACGGCGAATGCGTATCACCTCTTGGCGAATCTCCTCAGGCGTCGG
The sequence above is a segment of the Porphyromonas vaginalis genome. Coding sequences within it:
- a CDS encoding leucine-rich repeat domain-containing protein gives rise to the protein MKKTLYILLATLCCSILSFAQDAKESIVLNLYEKPMGIISFYLQTEGDVSIEGVDSVQVDEYGKYTCYLGNLGDGDAGPYLVQPLTISASKIFSLISEAVYFTTIDLSDCPSLKRLDIKSSLGELNEELDLSAQKDLVYLDCSGGALVQLNLEHNSKLEVLKCAGNQLTGLSISHLKQLKELDCSQNQLTGLDLSNLDKLESVNATGNKIRSPKLEGLPHLKALNLAENPLGKVLKIDLPELLWLKVSRCGLEKLELVNTPNLEGLECSENKLSSLNLANTKIQFLECFLNNIDGTEMGKLIASLPNWDDPKNPGNGKCYAMSYGFSPDEPDENEKNFAYEDDVKMAWDKQWTFIAKTKDGKEVKYAGRPRSTQQIANSEIVISPNPATDFVSIQGVSPNTEVRILDLSGKLLIESLARSEGVLNLDVRAIPEGNYLVVINGSSQKLAIIR
- a CDS encoding FprA family A-type flavoprotein; this translates as MEYRNQITDSIYYIGVNDRTKPLFEGSWSLPHGVSYNSYLLVGEQVVLIDGVEIATAEKHLSEIKAIIGDRPIDYLIVNHMEPDHSGSIGLLRTLYPEMKVVGNSKTFGMLDSYFAPIPQEQRVVVSEKEPLEVGDFSFQFVMAPMVHWPEVMFTYESSNNVLFTADAFGTFGTLNGAIIDRDMNLDLYYEEMYRYYACIVGKFGAFVQKALEKYSSLGLSPQYICPTHGPVWTEHGFPKALAIYDQLSKYDTSCGAVILYGSMYGHNEQMAEAVAQGLAQSGIKDIVVHNVSTADPSHMLRDIFKYRALIVGAPTYCNSLFSPMRDILNKVALREVKNRIIGYFGSCTWAGQSVKIMPEILEKLAFEQVTDPVEIKGAATPEQLAQGRDLGAAIAKRLLELYR
- the lipB gene encoding lipoyl(octanoyl) transferase LipB produces the protein MPSRHNLPSPQIVELLGSGTSTGVPEVGCYCRTCLSLDPRDQRTRTSALVVSPAGKRILIDCSADFRQQALLAGIDHLDAIILTHQHYDHIGGLDDLRTISWRTELPIYAEPNVLESIKSRLHYYFGPHRYPGTPHLTLHPISSLEPFTLYDLTIEPIRVMHGKQPILGYRIGSFGFLTDLKSITPEELEKLRGVELLFVNGLRYTKPHPTHQTIEEAIELTARVQPQRSYIIHLSHHAPPTAELQKRLPEGVYVGYDGLTLRYTEGTGYTPQPTPDKLVRSGAEPFTYRDCGRIDYREALEMQLRLWQERIDAKVAHQTVPEDVLLFCEHEPVLTIGKHGKQTNLLVSEALLNSKGIQLVQIERGGDITYHGPGQITGYPIFDLEHYGVGIKEYIHTMEQCIIDLLYLYGIRAERLEGATGVWIDAHTPQARKICAIGVHTSRYVTMHGFALNVNTDLSYFQLINPCGFTDKGVTSMEQEIGRGEVYFPLVKHQLEGLFRKHFTHLLYHLPNDDIL
- a CDS encoding diaminopimelate dehydrogenase, yielding MNQKIKVLVVGYGHVGKQVVTTVRTAPDMELVGVVRRSKNDPQSQVLTAHGIAVYGEDDTLPKADVAILAVPTRSVPDYAKRYLAQGICTVDSFDIHTQIATLRHDLMAVAQEHQAVSIISAGWDPGSDSIVRTLMQAMAPEGITYTDFGPGMSMGHSVAARAIAGVRDALSMTLPVGYGQHRRQVYVELEAGANEEQVRQAILADDYFAHDETIVTIVPSVAALEDVGHGVHMMRKGVSGVTHNQRFTFEMQINNPALTAQMMVASARATQRLTPGAYTLPEVPVIDLLVGDRADWIAHLV
- the lgt gene encoding prolipoprotein diacylglyceryl transferase, translated to MSSTLPLLAITWDVSPAIFTIGSFELRWYAVLFAVGLFVFGPWIVHRIWQKEGLPEPWFDKLFWYVAIGTIVGARLGHCLFYDPLYYLANPIEILKTWEGGLASHGGVIGLIIVMWIYARKVSHKPILWGMDRLCVPVGLVAAMIRLGNLMNSEIFGYPTDVAWGFRFVRSAEWQTIANGMPCHPTAIYEALAYLLVFAICMWLYWRRNAGYKYHGLIVGTLLTLTFVARILIETVKFVQEPWEHRLVDSIGLNQGQLLSIPFILIGVGMIIYALRHPVPQAEVERLLAEEAQRKEQAAHQNKK
- the nagB gene encoding glucosamine-6-phosphate deaminase, with the translated sequence MRLVIEQDYAAMSTWAAEHVIKRINEFAPTADRPFVIGLPTGSTPIGMYQELAKACQAGRVSFKNVITVNMDEYVGLEPSHPESYHYFMKSNFFDHIDIDPKNTHLLNGLAKDTTAECQAYEEMIQSLGGIDLFIGGIGSDGHIAFNEPGSSLASRTREVRLMPETIRDNSRFFENDLSKVPTRALTVGVGTVTDAREVMILISGSNKARALCKAVEGHITQMCPISALQLHSDSIIVCDDDAAVELQVKTFRFYKQEEKLAREGLAY
- the ypfJ gene encoding KPN_02809 family neutral zinc metallopeptidase, with amino-acid sequence MKWLRPNDSSANYQDRRGRISGRGLALGGGIGGIVIVLASLFFGVDLTGLMQVANNVLPGSQTEQVDPSRVNENEEFKVFTLRVFNSCNDVWTDLFNSELQRSYAAPTLVTFTDQVQSRCGGATSEVGPFYCPADQTVYIDLDFFNLLASRFKAPGDLAMAYVTAHEVGHHVQNLLGISDKLHQQQGHVSQEAYNRASVQLELQADYLAGVWAYHAQRLGIILIEPGDLEDALTAANAIGDDTLQKEAQGYAVPDSFTHGTSAQRMQAFRSGFETGSLDGASRYRL